The following nucleotide sequence is from Coffea eugenioides isolate CCC68of chromosome 3, Ceug_1.0, whole genome shotgun sequence.
GATGTTCATACTAGGAACAGGAAAAGAAATTCCCTTGCATAGACATCAACCTAAACAATCCAACTTAGTGCTTGAATCATGTATGGGCTCAGGCATCATCACCTTAACTTAATGCAAGAATTTCTAAATCAAGGATCTATAAAAATTGACATATCAATAGCCATATAAAAGATAACACCTGGACCTAAAACAAAAATTGGGGAACATCAGGATGCTTTGTTCGCCATCTGGGAAATCAAATAACTAAACCTTTATAGAGTTCAGCAGAAGGTAACAAAAGAAAGTGTAGCTCACCATCTTTCTCGACAATAGAGAGAAACCTCCTTGATCCTCCTCCAACTCCAAAATAATGCTTCTTTGCTGCCATGTACACAACTCCATGAGGACTAGTTAGGCACTGAcaagacaaaaagaaaaaaggaggtCAACAACAGAAAATCTAGAGATCTGAATTCAAGTATCTAAAGAATACACTTAAGAACCTTCTTAAGAAGTTGATAGAGCGTAGGAAGAGCGTAGATTGCATAAACTGTCTCTGCCATGAGAATAACATCATAACCACCTCCATTACCCACTTCTTGATCAGAGTTGATTCCACAGTCATCACCACGTACATAAGGAAGAATATTTTGGACTTCACTCCAGTCACCCGCAAAGAAACGAGTTTCTGTCTTAGTGTTACATTCTGTCATATCTGTACCTATGGACTTTGGCTTCTGTTGAATGTTAGCATTTACATTAGGAATGGTGAGACTTTGCAGGACCTCAGCATTAAAATCCTGGAAGTGAACAGAGCTAGATCCCTAAAACAGGACAACATTTAGATTCATTTAATATGCAGCACATAGAGCATTTTGGCAAAAACTATCTAGGAGTGATGAAATGTAGGTTTACCATAAGGCATGCAAAAATTCCAGGAAGCCCATGGCCACATCCAAGCTGAAAAGCTATTAGAGGAGAGTTAGCAGATAAACAAATACATGGTTACCGCCAATCAAACCATGATATTTACATCCAGTTACAATCATTTACAAATTGGTTTGACAAGCATAGGCACAAAAATTGTTCCAGTTTCTAGCTGAATTATGTTAAGAATTAACTTGAAGCAGAGCAAGACCATGAGAACGACTTCTTTGAGACAATGTTTTTTTTAACCAATAAGACAATTATATTTCTCTCCAAAAGTTAATATTTTATATGAAAGCATAGATGCATCAACAGCACAAGAATATCTTCCTCAGTCCGGATCCCTTGCCAAGGAGAAGCCCAACAGTTTAAGAAATTGGTTTGAGCATTCACCGTGAAAGAAATTCGAAAAGCAGATATGTATTTTGAGCCTAAAATCAAATCAATCTgcaggaaaaattaaaataagtaaaattgggaaaaatcaagaaaataccAACAGTTTAGGGGTTACTAGTTCCTATATGAGTGAATATTCTAAGAAGGATCACATCTAGAAAACCTCCTGCTCTGCTGGGTTCAAGAAAGTTTGATATTTTGACCAGTAGTTGCAACAAGATTACCATAAAGTGTTCTAGAGAAATTACAATAAATCGTCATGCAGAAAACTCAATGACTCACTCTAAAGACATAAAATCAAAGATAATCGCTGTTAGTCTCAGTTGATAGTTACACATACCAGCACCAAAAAATTACATCAATTTAACAGAGAaatgtaataaaaaaaattcagagagagagagaagaacagaaaaatgtAAAGCATTATTAAATATCAACCACAAGAATACTTTGATACCACCCAAAGAGCATCTCTGTTTTACATTTGAGCACAAAAATCAGTAAAAAATTGGCAAACAGCAACAAGGTTTTTGAAAAGTCATAGATAAACATGGCAGCAGAAGATTGTACGATCACCTCAGCAATTGAAGCCCACCTCTAAAACTCGCTTTCCAGCAAGTGACAACTTCCCATCTTGCATCTCTGATTGAAGAGTTTTCACTAAATCCACCGAACCTTCCCATAATTTCAACCCTCCTACAGAATAAATTACACTAATCAGTAACAAGACTCTAGGAATAAAAAAAGGAGCCAAGAAACAGAAAATTGCAAACCGTGTATGTGAGAGTCTGTTACAATGGCAGGCTCTTGCTAGTATGACAGTAAAACCAGAAAACCATAACAACccctaaaaaaaagaagaaaagaaaaagatgcagCAAACCTTCATATTTCCCTGGCACTAAATCCAAATTAGAAAAGGCGTAAACCTCCTTAGTGTTCACCCTTCCCTGCAAGTAATGGACGCAAAATTAAAGCCATTCACATTCCTACTGATAAGCAACAATCAACATTCAACATATTTGAACCAATGCTTCATTTCGCTTATAGTACAACACACACAGACGCCAATCAGATACACACATGCACACTCAACACTCATCCAAAATTTCACACTTTTAGTACTATGTAAAGTTCCAAAAACGATAGTATTACCTTAATCAGTGTAATCCCATCAATATCTACACTTTCCACCGTATACTTCACATTTGATGATACCTACTCCAGATGAAAACATCCCACAAAAATAAATTGATAAATAGACTATAGAGGTATAAGGACTCATATACAAGCTCTCAATAAGGAAATAAACATCAGTTTCTTTAGACcaaaaagaatcaagaaataaaaagtaCCTGAGAGGGGAGGACTTCAACGCAAGGAGGTAGAGGGGAAAAGGGTTTTTCCGGAGATTCAAGAAAATTTAAGCCAAACCCAGGTTGGGGATTGCCATCAAAAAGGCGAAACGTTTCCATTTTTGAAGAATTGGACGGCTGTTGCTCCATTGCAGAGAGGACACTCTGCAGCTGCAGTGAGTTTCTTGATTTCAGTGGGAAAAAAGAAGACGCAAGACCTGAGAGGGAATAAATTTTGTTGGGCTGAACTATGAGCCAAttatgtttattttgttatCTGAAGTTGGGCTTTAGCCCAATGGTTAAGATATAACTCAACTTGAATTACATTGTCTTTGGGTACTTAATAGTGTTTTAGCACTTTTAAGGATATCTGGTTAATTAGCAGGGGAGTTGGACACCCAATAGCGgattttgccaaataaatattaattaatTCCTAGAACTTTTCTTCGTATCCTTCCTCCACCCTCGGGCAAATATCCATCttgcaatttttttcttttaaaattttccggcaAGGGAGGAGATGGGATTTAAGAAATAAAGGAGggaacaaaaaaattttagccCAAATTTTCTAATTGCTTGGGTTCTAAACACGATTTTACTAATACTCATGTgcaaaatttataatatttCTTTTATAATAACAGATTGAAGAAACGATGTGTGAATTGCTGAATGTCAACTCGCATCAAGAAATTATGTTCAACACGGGAAAAGGGTAAATAATTTAACTGCCATGTAGATTATTATTTTTGCCCATGTCTAAATATGGATATCGCCCAAAATATTAAGGTCGCTTGAGTGTTATAATTTTGCAGCTGTCTtgcttttttgtatttttttttttattgcagcCCCATAGTTTTT
It contains:
- the LOC113764532 gene encoding histidine protein methyltransferase 1 homolog, with product MEQQPSNSSKMETFRLFDGNPQPGFGLNFLESPEKPFSPLPPCVEVLPSQVSSNVKYTVESVDIDGITLIKGRVNTKEVYAFSNLDLVPGKYEGGLKLWEGSVDLVKTLQSEMQDGKLSLAGKRVLELGCGHGLPGIFACLMGSSSVHFQDFNAEVLQSLTIPNVNANIQQKPKSIGTDMTECNTKTETRFFAGDWSEVQNILPYVRGDDCGINSDQEVGNGGGYDVILMAETVYAIYALPTLYQLLKKCLTSPHGVVYMAAKKHYFGVGGGSRRFLSIVEKDGVLASTMVAEIADGSSNLREVWKFHFR